The following coding sequences are from one Triticum aestivum cultivar Chinese Spring chromosome 5A, IWGSC CS RefSeq v2.1, whole genome shotgun sequence window:
- the LOC123108296 gene encoding trans-cinnamate:CoA ligase, peroxisomal yields MDQLPKLAANYAPLSPVGFLPRANAVYGDRASLVYGRVRFTWSQTHERCRRLASTLLLTLGVRRNDVVSVLAPNVPALYEMHFAVPMAGAVLNTVNTRLDAAAVAAILRHAEAKLFFVDYDYVRLASDALQLIAAAGAPVPLVAVIDDLDRPTGVRLGELEYEALVAHGDPTVELPELQDEWDAVTLNYTSGTTSAPKGVVYSHRGAYLSTTSLLMSWEVGTEPVYLWTLPMFHCNGWTFTWGMAARGGVNVCIRENRPAEVYRAIARYGVTHMCCAPVVFNILLEGGDATARLAKPVNVLTGGAPPPAALLERVEKIGFNVTHAYGLTEATGPALACEWRAQWDNLPISERARLKARQGVSVLSLADADVVTDDAAMARVPRDGKTMGEIVLRGSSIMKGYLNNPEANEKAFRGGWFMTGDVGVVHPDGYIEIKDRSKDVIISGGENICSKEVEEALFRHPAVADAAVVAMPHAHWGETPCAFVVAKDKAAGVCEDDVMAFCRKRMARFMVPKKVVVWDVLPRNALGKVEKVKLREEARKLVPAVAVAPPAQKTKGKPTTKTVGGGRRDEHPVEQVMAMSRL; encoded by the coding sequence ATGGACCAGCTCCCCAAGCTCGCGGCCAACTACGCGCCTCTCAGCCCGGTGGGCTTCCTGCCGCGCGCCAATGCCGTCTACGGCGACCGCGCCTCCCTCGTCTACGGCCGCGTGCGCTTCACCTGGAGCCAGACCCACGagcgctgccgccgcctcgcctccaccCTGCTCCTCACCCTCGGCGTCCGCAGGAACGACGTCGTCTCCGTGCTCGCGCCCAACGTGCCGGCCCTCTACGAGATGCACTTCGCGGTGCCCATGGCCGGCGCCGTCCTCAACACCGTCAACAcccgcctcgacgccgccgccgttgccgccatccTCCGCCACGCCGAGGCCAAGCTCTTCTTCGTTGACTATGATTACGTGCGCCTCGCCAGCGACGCGCTCCAGCTGATCGCCGCTGCCGGCGCGCCCGTGCCGCTCGTCGCCGTCATCGACGACCTCGACCGCCCCACCGGCGTCCGCCTCGGCGAGCTCGAGTACGAGGCGCTTGTCGCGCATGGTGATCCCACGGTCGAGCTCCCGGAGCTGCAGGACGAGTGGGACGCGGTCACGCTGAACTATACGTCCGGCACCACGTCCGCGCCCAAGGGCGTGGTCTACAGCCACCGCGGCGCTTACCTCAGCACCACCAGTTTGCTCATGTCCTGGGAGGTGGGCACCGAGCCGGTCTATCTGTGGACGCTCCCCATGTTCCACTGCAACGGCTGGACCTTCACCTGGGGcatggcggcgcgcggcggcgtcaACGTCTGCATCCGCGAGAACCGCCCCGCTGAGGTCTACCGCGCCATCGCCCGCTACGGCGTCACCCACATGTGCTGCGCGCCCGTCGTCTTCAACATCCTCCTCGAGGGCGGCGACGCCACCGCGCGGCTCGCCAAGCCCGTCAACGTCCTCACCGgcggcgccccgccgccggccgcgcTGCTGGAGCGCGTCGAGAAAATCGGCTTCAACGTCACGCACGCCTACGGGCTCACCGAGGCCACGGGGCCCGCGCTGGCGTGCGAGTGGCGCGCCCAGTGGGACAACCTGCCGATCTCGGAGCGCGCGCGCCTCAAGGCCCGGCAGGGCGTCAGCGTGCTCTCCCTCGCCGACGCCGACGTCGTCACCGACGACGCCGCGATGGCCAGGGTGCCGCGGGACGGGAAGACGATGGGGGAGATCGTGCTCCGAGGCAGCAGCATCATGAAGGGGTACCTCAACAACCCGGAGGCGAACGAGAAGGCGTTCAGGGGCGGGTGGTTCATGACAGGCGACGTCGGCGTGGTGCACCCGGACGGGTACATCGAGATCAAGGACAGGTCCAAGGACGTGATCATCTCCGGCGGCGAGAACATCTGCAgcaaggaggtggaggaggcgctgTTCCGGCACCCGGCCGTGGCCGACGCGGCGGTGGTGGCCATGCCGCACGCGCACTGGGGCGAGACGCCGTGCGCGTTCGTGGTGGCGAAGGACAAGGCGGCCGGGGTCTGCGAGGACGACGTGATGGCCTTCTGCCGCAAGCGCATGGCGCGCTTCATGGTGCCCAAGAAGGTGGTGGTCTGGGACGTCCTCCCGAGGAACGCGCTGGGCAAGGTCGAGAAGGTGAAGCTACGGGAGGAGGCCCGGAAGCTGGTGCCGGCCGTGGCAGTGGCGCCGCCGGCGCAGAAGACGAAGGGGAAGCCGACGACGAAGACGGTCGGCGGCGGGCGCCGGGACGAGCACCCGGTGGAGCAAGTCATGGCCATGTCAAGGCTATAG